The Lutra lutra chromosome 15, mLutLut1.2, whole genome shotgun sequence genome includes a region encoding these proteins:
- the LOC125086238 gene encoding translation initiation factor IF-2-like yields MTAISLCFGVNWDVPSVSRGIHLGFCIHCGSQHGLPSPVWPRATGAWKITDSESPRPTAKRAVREVKAELVPGFGTRQALGCGHETTTRRPPAPPTPAPVLRTFASRPAAPLHPDARPPPRRVVATGPAPARARRLRADPPHPRPLQGRVSNHAPPRASRGVGARPEALTRAGPRAPRTAARSGAGEGGAPRPPGPGPAPGRPRPHGCRPGRGPQRPSAATLAGHPGHSTGTPSSGNFQERDSDGHQRSTRSAQTETRSAEALGDRAGPCPQEGRRPPRRSAESRRAGLRGAGGRCPRRSLGHVRKGVGPPRSRSPRPVKAGGFPNGATRGAPGPSARLDTCLRPGRAQRRGPGLPGGHRPGLQSGCPRPRGVCTGRGRAVPPLVGKPGTAGNPSVQPGVPRRLG; encoded by the exons ATGACCGCCATTTCCCTTTGCTTCGGGGTGAACTGGGATGTCCCTTCCGTCTCTCGTGGGATTCACCTGGGGTTCTGCATACACTGTGGGTCCCAGCATGGACTCCCCTCCCCTGTGTGGCCTCGTGCCACGGGGGCTTGGAAGATCACGGACTCCGAGAGCCCGAGACCCACGGCCAAGCGGGCTGTGAGGGAGGTCAAGGCCGAGCTCGTGCCCGGGTTTGGGACCAGGCAGGCCCTCGGGTGCGGGCACGAAACGACCACACGGCGGCCCCCAGCGCCTCCCACCCCGGCGCCAGTTCTCCGGACGTTCGCTTCCCGGCCCGCCGCGCCCCTGCACCCGGACGcgcggcccccgccccgccgAGTCGTAGCCAcgggccccgccccggcccgtgCACGGAGGCTCCGGGCGGACCCTCCGCACCCGCGGCCCCTGCAGGGACGCGTCTCCAACCACGCGCCTCCCAGGGCCTCCCGCGGGGTGGGGGCGCGCCCGGAAGCCCTGACCCGCGCTGGTCCGCGCGCCCCCCGCACAGCCGCCCGGAGCGGGGCTGGGGAAGGCGGCGCCCCTCGaccccccggccccggccccgcgccCGGCCGGCCCCGGCCCCACGGCTGCCGCCCTGGCCGGGGCCCCCAACGCCCCAGCGCCGCCACCCTGG CCGGGCATCCGGGACACAGCACAGGGACCCCGTCCAGTGGCAACTTCCAGGAGAGGGACAGTGACGGGCACCAGCGCTCGACGAGGTCCGCCCAAACCGAGACCCGCAGCGCCGAGGCCCTCGGCGACCGCGCGGGCCCGTGTCCCCAGGAAGGCCGCAGGCCGCCGCGGCGCAGCGCGGAAAGCCGCCGGGCCGGGCTCAGGGGCGCCGGCGGCAGGTGTCCCCGAAGAAGCCTGGGGCACGTGAGAAAGGGTGTGGGTCCTCCGCGCTCCCGCTCGCCCCGGCCGGTCAAGGCAGGAGGGTTTCCGAACGGCGCAACGCGGGGAGCCCCGGGTCCCTCTGCCCGCCTGGACACCTGCCTCCGTCCGGGACGCGCGCAGCGCCGCGGGCCGGGCCTCCCCGGGGGCCACAGGCCGGGGCTGCAGAGCGGCTGCCCGCGCCCCCGGGGCGTCTGCACGGGCCGGGGGCGCGCGGTCCCGCCGCTCGTCGGGAAGCCGGGGACGGCCGGGAACCCCTCTGTGCAGCCTGGGGTTCCCAGACGGCTCGGATGA
- the GPR161 gene encoding G-protein coupled receptor 161 isoform X2, with protein sequence MSLNSSLGHRKELSNRTHEDGGAGGGAIADFVTIIIITVFVCLGNLLVVVTLYKKSYLLTLSNKFVFSLTLSNFLLSVLVLPFVATSSVRREWVFGVVWCNFSALLYLLISSASMLTLGVIAVDRYYAVLYPMAYPMKITGNRAVMALVYIWLHSLVGCLPPLFGWSSVEFDEFKWMCVAAWHREPGYTAFWQIWCALFPFLVMLVCYGFIFRVARVKARKVHCGTVVLAGEDTQRDGRKNSSTSTSSSGSRRTALQGVVYSANQCKALLTILVVLGAFSITWGPYMLVITSEALWGKNSVSPALETWATWLSFTSAICHPLIYGLWNKTVRKELLGMCFGDRYYREPFVQRQRTSRLFSISNRITDLGLSPHLTALMVGGQPLGNSSSTGDTGFSCSQDSGTDVMLLEDGTPEDSPPSHCTCPPKRRSSVTFEDEVEQVKDAARSPVLRVGAELHQSLDGYAASLAKVIEAEAKVKLFGEEALPGVLAMARTVPGAGFGGRRGSRTPASQRLQLQSIEEGNV encoded by the exons ATGAGCCTCAACTCCTCCCTCGGCCACAGGAAGGAGCTGAGTAACCGCACGCACGAGGATGGTGGCGCCGGGGGCGGCGCCATCGCCGACtttgtcaccatcatcatcatcaccgttTTCGTCTGCCTGGGCAACCTGCTCGTCGTGGTCACCTTGTACAAGAAGTCCTACCTGCTCACCCTCAGCAACAAGTTCGTCTTCAGCCTGACCCTGTCCAACTTCCTGCTGTCCGTGCTGGTGCTGCCCTTTGTGGCCACCAGCTCCGTCCGGAGGGAATGGGTCTTCGGTGTGGTCTGGTGCAACTTCTCAGCCCTTCTGTACCTGCTCATCAGCTCGGCCAGCATGCTCACGCTTGGGGTCATCGCCGTGGACCG CTACTACGCTGTCCTGTACCCCATGGCATACCCCATGAAGATCACGGGGAACCGGGCTGTGATGGCTCTGGTCTACATCTGGCTTCACTCCCTCGTCGGCTGCCTGCCACCTCTGTTTGGCTGGTCGTCCGTGGAGTTCGACGAGTTCAAGTGGATGTGTGTGGCCGCGTGGCACCGGGAGCCTGGCTACACGGCCTTCTGGCAGATCTGGTGCGCCCTGTTCCCCTTTCTGGTCATGCTGGTGTGCTACGGCTTCATCTTCCGGGTGGCCAGGGTCAAGGCGCGCAAGGTGCACTGTGGCACGGTGGTCCTGGCAGGGGAGGACACCCAGAGGGACGGGAGGAAGAACTCCAGCACCTCCACCTCTTCGTCCGGCAGTAGGAGGACCGCCTTGCAGGGTGTGGTCTACTCGGCCAACCAGTGCAAAGCCCTCCTCACCATCCTGGTGGTCCTCGGGGCCTTCTCCATCACCTGGGGCCCCTACATGCTTGTCATCACCTCCGAGGCCCTCTGGGGGAAGAACTCCGTCTCCCCGGCCCTGGAGACCTGGGCCACGTGGCTGTCCTTCACCAGCGCCATCTGCCACCCCCTGATCTACGGGCTCTGGAACAAGACGGTCCGCAAGGAGTTGCTGGGCATGTGCTTTGGGGATCGGTACTACCGGGAGCCGTTCGTTCAGCGACAGAGGACGTCCCGGCTCTTCAGCATCTCCAACAGGATCACAG ACCTGGGCCTGTCCCCCCACCTCACAGCGCTCATGGTGGGCGGACAGCCCCTCGGGAACAGCAGCAGCACGGGGGACACCGGCTTCAGCTGCTCCCAGGACTCAG GCACAGACGTGATGCTGCTGGAGGACGGCACGCCCGAGGACAGCCCTCCCTCCCACTGCACCTGCCCCCCCAAGAGAAGGAGCTCCGTGACCTTTGAGGACGAAGTGGAACAAGTTAAAG acgcTGCCAGGAGCCCCGTTCTTCGCGTGGGAGCCGAGCTGCACCAGTCCCTGGACGGTTATGCGGCCAGCTTGGCCAAAGTCATAGAGGCTGAAGCCAAAGTCAAGCTGTTCGGGGAGGAGGCGTTGCCAGGGGTCCTGGCCATGGCCCGGACCGTCCCCGGGGCTGGCTTCGGGGGCCGCCGGGGCAGCAGGACGCCTGCGAGTCAGCGGCTACAGCTGCAGAGCATCGAGGAAGGGAACGTCTGA
- the GPR161 gene encoding G-protein coupled receptor 161 isoform X1, translating to MGRMPRSRPACSARRTPRCLTMSLNSSLGHRKELSNRTHEDGGAGGGAIADFVTIIIITVFVCLGNLLVVVTLYKKSYLLTLSNKFVFSLTLSNFLLSVLVLPFVATSSVRREWVFGVVWCNFSALLYLLISSASMLTLGVIAVDRYYAVLYPMAYPMKITGNRAVMALVYIWLHSLVGCLPPLFGWSSVEFDEFKWMCVAAWHREPGYTAFWQIWCALFPFLVMLVCYGFIFRVARVKARKVHCGTVVLAGEDTQRDGRKNSSTSTSSSGSRRTALQGVVYSANQCKALLTILVVLGAFSITWGPYMLVITSEALWGKNSVSPALETWATWLSFTSAICHPLIYGLWNKTVRKELLGMCFGDRYYREPFVQRQRTSRLFSISNRITDLGLSPHLTALMVGGQPLGNSSSTGDTGFSCSQDSGTDVMLLEDGTPEDSPPSHCTCPPKRRSSVTFEDEVEQVKDAARSPVLRVGAELHQSLDGYAASLAKVIEAEAKVKLFGEEALPGVLAMARTVPGAGFGGRRGSRTPASQRLQLQSIEEGNV from the exons ccGCCCGGCATGCTCTGCCCGCCGCACGCCGAGGTGCCTGACCATGAGCCTCAACTCCTCCCTCGGCCACAGGAAGGAGCTGAGTAACCGCACGCACGAGGATGGTGGCGCCGGGGGCGGCGCCATCGCCGACtttgtcaccatcatcatcatcaccgttTTCGTCTGCCTGGGCAACCTGCTCGTCGTGGTCACCTTGTACAAGAAGTCCTACCTGCTCACCCTCAGCAACAAGTTCGTCTTCAGCCTGACCCTGTCCAACTTCCTGCTGTCCGTGCTGGTGCTGCCCTTTGTGGCCACCAGCTCCGTCCGGAGGGAATGGGTCTTCGGTGTGGTCTGGTGCAACTTCTCAGCCCTTCTGTACCTGCTCATCAGCTCGGCCAGCATGCTCACGCTTGGGGTCATCGCCGTGGACCG CTACTACGCTGTCCTGTACCCCATGGCATACCCCATGAAGATCACGGGGAACCGGGCTGTGATGGCTCTGGTCTACATCTGGCTTCACTCCCTCGTCGGCTGCCTGCCACCTCTGTTTGGCTGGTCGTCCGTGGAGTTCGACGAGTTCAAGTGGATGTGTGTGGCCGCGTGGCACCGGGAGCCTGGCTACACGGCCTTCTGGCAGATCTGGTGCGCCCTGTTCCCCTTTCTGGTCATGCTGGTGTGCTACGGCTTCATCTTCCGGGTGGCCAGGGTCAAGGCGCGCAAGGTGCACTGTGGCACGGTGGTCCTGGCAGGGGAGGACACCCAGAGGGACGGGAGGAAGAACTCCAGCACCTCCACCTCTTCGTCCGGCAGTAGGAGGACCGCCTTGCAGGGTGTGGTCTACTCGGCCAACCAGTGCAAAGCCCTCCTCACCATCCTGGTGGTCCTCGGGGCCTTCTCCATCACCTGGGGCCCCTACATGCTTGTCATCACCTCCGAGGCCCTCTGGGGGAAGAACTCCGTCTCCCCGGCCCTGGAGACCTGGGCCACGTGGCTGTCCTTCACCAGCGCCATCTGCCACCCCCTGATCTACGGGCTCTGGAACAAGACGGTCCGCAAGGAGTTGCTGGGCATGTGCTTTGGGGATCGGTACTACCGGGAGCCGTTCGTTCAGCGACAGAGGACGTCCCGGCTCTTCAGCATCTCCAACAGGATCACAG ACCTGGGCCTGTCCCCCCACCTCACAGCGCTCATGGTGGGCGGACAGCCCCTCGGGAACAGCAGCAGCACGGGGGACACCGGCTTCAGCTGCTCCCAGGACTCAG GCACAGACGTGATGCTGCTGGAGGACGGCACGCCCGAGGACAGCCCTCCCTCCCACTGCACCTGCCCCCCCAAGAGAAGGAGCTCCGTGACCTTTGAGGACGAAGTGGAACAAGTTAAAG acgcTGCCAGGAGCCCCGTTCTTCGCGTGGGAGCCGAGCTGCACCAGTCCCTGGACGGTTATGCGGCCAGCTTGGCCAAAGTCATAGAGGCTGAAGCCAAAGTCAAGCTGTTCGGGGAGGAGGCGTTGCCAGGGGTCCTGGCCATGGCCCGGACCGTCCCCGGGGCTGGCTTCGGGGGCCGCCGGGGCAGCAGGACGCCTGCGAGTCAGCGGCTACAGCTGCAGAGCATCGAGGAAGGGAACGTCTGA
- the GPR161 gene encoding G-protein coupled receptor 161 isoform X3: MGRMPRSRPACSARRTPRCLTMSLNSSLGHRKELSNRTHEDGGAGGGAIADFVTIIIITVFVCLGNLLVVVTLYKKSYLLTLSNKFVFSLTLSNFLLSVLVLPFVATSSVRREWVFGVVWCNFSALLYLLISSASMLTLGVIAVDRYYAVLYPMAYPMKITGNRAVMALVYIWLHSLVGCLPPLFGWSSVEFDEFKWMCVAAWHREPGYTAFWQIWCALFPFLVMLVCYGFIFRVARVKARKVHCGTVVLAGEDTQRDGRKNSSTSTSSSGSRRTALQGVVYSANQCKALLTILVVLGAFSITWGPYMLVITSEALWGKNSVSPALETWATWLSFTSAICHPLIYGLWNKTVRKELLGMCFGDRYYREPFVQRQRTSRLFSISNRITDLGLSPHLTALMVGGQPLGNSSSTGDTGFSCSQDSGTDVMLLEDGTPEDSPPSHCTCPPKRRSSVTFEDEVEQVKGWSAAAASGPPGQGRCQEPRSSRGSRAAPVPGRLCGQLGQSHRG; this comes from the exons ccGCCCGGCATGCTCTGCCCGCCGCACGCCGAGGTGCCTGACCATGAGCCTCAACTCCTCCCTCGGCCACAGGAAGGAGCTGAGTAACCGCACGCACGAGGATGGTGGCGCCGGGGGCGGCGCCATCGCCGACtttgtcaccatcatcatcatcaccgttTTCGTCTGCCTGGGCAACCTGCTCGTCGTGGTCACCTTGTACAAGAAGTCCTACCTGCTCACCCTCAGCAACAAGTTCGTCTTCAGCCTGACCCTGTCCAACTTCCTGCTGTCCGTGCTGGTGCTGCCCTTTGTGGCCACCAGCTCCGTCCGGAGGGAATGGGTCTTCGGTGTGGTCTGGTGCAACTTCTCAGCCCTTCTGTACCTGCTCATCAGCTCGGCCAGCATGCTCACGCTTGGGGTCATCGCCGTGGACCG CTACTACGCTGTCCTGTACCCCATGGCATACCCCATGAAGATCACGGGGAACCGGGCTGTGATGGCTCTGGTCTACATCTGGCTTCACTCCCTCGTCGGCTGCCTGCCACCTCTGTTTGGCTGGTCGTCCGTGGAGTTCGACGAGTTCAAGTGGATGTGTGTGGCCGCGTGGCACCGGGAGCCTGGCTACACGGCCTTCTGGCAGATCTGGTGCGCCCTGTTCCCCTTTCTGGTCATGCTGGTGTGCTACGGCTTCATCTTCCGGGTGGCCAGGGTCAAGGCGCGCAAGGTGCACTGTGGCACGGTGGTCCTGGCAGGGGAGGACACCCAGAGGGACGGGAGGAAGAACTCCAGCACCTCCACCTCTTCGTCCGGCAGTAGGAGGACCGCCTTGCAGGGTGTGGTCTACTCGGCCAACCAGTGCAAAGCCCTCCTCACCATCCTGGTGGTCCTCGGGGCCTTCTCCATCACCTGGGGCCCCTACATGCTTGTCATCACCTCCGAGGCCCTCTGGGGGAAGAACTCCGTCTCCCCGGCCCTGGAGACCTGGGCCACGTGGCTGTCCTTCACCAGCGCCATCTGCCACCCCCTGATCTACGGGCTCTGGAACAAGACGGTCCGCAAGGAGTTGCTGGGCATGTGCTTTGGGGATCGGTACTACCGGGAGCCGTTCGTTCAGCGACAGAGGACGTCCCGGCTCTTCAGCATCTCCAACAGGATCACAG ACCTGGGCCTGTCCCCCCACCTCACAGCGCTCATGGTGGGCGGACAGCCCCTCGGGAACAGCAGCAGCACGGGGGACACCGGCTTCAGCTGCTCCCAGGACTCAG GCACAGACGTGATGCTGCTGGAGGACGGCACGCCCGAGGACAGCCCTCCCTCCCACTGCACCTGCCCCCCCAAGAGAAGGAGCTCCGTGACCTTTGAGGACGAAGTGGAACAAGTTAAAGGTTGGTCTGCGGCGGCTGCTTCAGGACCGCCTGGGCAGGG acgcTGCCAGGAGCCCCGTTCTTCGCGTGGGAGCCGAGCTGCACCAGTCCCTGGACGGTTATGCGGCCAGCTTGGCCAAAGTCATAGAGGCTGA